A region of the candidate division WOR-3 bacterium genome:
GAATTTTTCGTAACCTTCTTAACCTCAAGTTCAACAGTGCCATCGGACAACAAGATGGTATCCCCTTTTCTAAGATGTGGTATTACGTCTTCAAGAGGTGCATAAACTATTCGATTATTACCAACGATCTTTTCCGTTGTCAGGATAAACTCGTCTCCCCTCTTCAATACGATCCTATCTCCTTCTATTTCACCGATGCGAAATTTGGGGCCACTAAGGTCAGCAAATATCGCTATATTATGTCCTTTGTTCTGCAAATCTTTAGCCCAATTGATCTTTTTCAAATGCTCCTCGTAGGTTCCATGGGAAAAATTAAAACGGAAAGCATTGACACCATTTATGACCAGTCGCTCCATCAAACTTTCGTTTGAAATCGACGGTCCCACCGTGGCCACAATTTTAGTCAACTTCATAATCTACCCTCTAATCCTAAAGGAAAATCTCTGAATGAACCCTTTAAAAGATACATGTGAAAATTATTTCTCAGGGGGTATCAGTCTGAACTCCGCCCTCCTGTTGATACTCCTTTGATATTCAGTCGTGTTAGGAACTGCAGGGACATCTTTTCCAAAACCCTTTACAAGAATTCTACCAGGTTCTATTTTGTAACGCATCACGAGGTGCTTCTTGCAGGCCTCAGCCCTTCTCAAGCTCAAAACTTGATTGAACCTCTCAGGCCCTTCTGCCGACGCATGTCCTATTATTTCAAGCTTGTAATCGGGATGGTTCACTAAATACCTACCCACAATATCTAAGAAGGGGAAGAATTCCTTTTTAATTCTGTAACTTCCAACATCAAAGTAAATAATCGGCAAAACGGCTACTTCGTCTTTTTCTTCCTTAAGAACTACATCAATTACGACAGAATCCCTCTCCAGGGAGGGGTCTATGTAAAAGTTCTCTCCTAAGTAGCCAGGGGCAGAGACATAGATGCTCAATGGTTTGCTTCTATCCATAACGTATCGAATTGCACCGTTAGAATCAGCCATCACTGTGTTTACCCCTTCCTCGACCGAAATTAAAGCTACTGCGGATTTCAGAATCTCCATTTTGCTATTTTTAACCCTTAAAACCACGGGAATGGATTTTTTAACCAGCAATACTTCAATCTTTGTGTTAGTGTTCCCCTCGATTTCAATAAACTTATCCACATCCACGTATCCATCTGCAAAAACCTTTAAATTCTGAACTCCTGATTTCACCGAGGGAATATACAATACCCCTGACGGTGAGAAGTAATCCCTCGTGCCTACTTTGATCCGGCAGTTTTCAACAAACTCCTGCGTAGAACGATCCTTCACTATCACTGTTAACTTCGCAGTAGAGCGCTTGTTGTAAACGATATTCTTAACCCCTACCCCAAAAGACAATACAACCCCCTCTCTATAATTGGGAAAACTCGATATTAAACCCGGGTAACTTGAATCGTCGGGTGTCACAGGGCTAATGGGTTCTCTTTTGACAAGGGGGAAACCAAGGGAGAATTTTGCGTCAAGGAAAGGATTGATATCAAACTTTGTACCAAGACTTAAATAAGAAGGGGCCTTACCAAAGTTCCCCTTGCTGTAAAATCCAAGCAGAAGCTCTGCAAAAGGTGTGAAATTAGCAAAGTTGTAGGTCACTGAAGCACCTAAGAGATGAAATTCTGGTGGATTTTTGGTTAAAAGATGCCTGTAGGAGGAATAATAACCATAGTTTAGATTAAAGGAGAAGTCCCTAACCTTTGCACCTCCTATGAATTTAACTCCATAATCGTAGGAGGTTGTCGTAAAATCGCGTAAGATCCCACCCTGAAACATGGTATCTGGCCTTGCAGAATCAATCTCGACCGTTCTTGTACGGCCAAAGGGTATCGAAAGGTAGGAAGATATGGCAAAGGCGAAATTCTCACTAACAGGATAGTTATACTTTATGTTGACCAAAATATCGCCCCGTCCCCTGGAAAAGTAGACCTGGGAACCTTTTGCCATTCTGTCTATTAAAAATGGTATCGACACTCCGAGCTCTATATAATCAAGGACATTAAATCTTAACGTGTTATATAGACTGTAGGTCGTATAAGAGGCAGTGTCGCTGTTCCCATAGGAAAAAACAGTCTTAAGGGGTTCGACGGATAACGTTCCAAAGGGTATTAAGTTAGGATCCTCGGTGAAAAACAGGTTATTGTTGACCGTAAAGCCATACTGGGCGTATCCGCCCTGAACTACCAAAATTGTCAACAATATATAAACAATGGATTTTTTCATGTTTAAGAATTTAAGGCATCATTAACAAATAGTCAACCTCAAAAGGAAGGCAAACTTGCCTAATTGCGGAAACAGAAGCAAAACTTTAAAATTTACACGATGATAAGCTTTGAAAGGGAAGTTAAATTTTGCCCTTACTGTGGACACCCTATAGAGAAAAAGGAAGAAAACGGACGGTTACGATACTACTGCAGTAACTGTAATCTCTTTCTTTACAAAAATCCCGTGCCCGTTGTGGTAATTGTCGTTTCTAATGACGTCGGCGAAGTGCTCCTAATCAAACGGAAAGAGGAACCCCAAAAGGGGAAATGGGCACTACCATCGGGATTTATTGAAATCGGCGAAGAACCTGAGGAGGCGGCATTAAGGGAACTTTATGAAGAAACGGGATTGAAAGTAGAAAAACTCACGCTTATAAACGTTTATGAACAGAAAAGCAAAAGGTACGAAAGCGTCCTTGTAATTGCTTACCTTGGTTTTTCCTCTGAGGAACCAAAACCTGGAGACGATGCAGAAGAGGCTAAATTTTTCCCCATTGGAGAATTACCCGAGATACCTTTTGAATCACACTTAAAAGCTTTAAAGGATTCACTAAACTTTATCTAAAGCTACAAATTGTAGGCACTATCTTCAATAAGAGTCTGTAAGCTCAAATCCTTTTCAATACCAATGATGGCCCTATTTAATCCTTTTAATTCTACGTCCCTTCTCTTTGAGTGGAAGAGATCAGGATTGGAGAAGGTATCTGCAGGAGGGCCGTAAATCTCCTTAACCCCCTGCCTTTTAAGCTTATTAGCGGCAACTTGAAAAATGTCAAAGTAATATTTGGAGTTTTTCTCGATAACAGAGCCTGGAAAATAACCTTTGAACTCTTCGCCTACCTCATAGTTTTCAGCCTTTATGCCTGGCCCAAACACCGCAATAAGATTCTCTGGCTGACTGTGAAAATACTCGGTAAATTTACTTACAGCCTCCTCTACGATTCCCTCCTTTAACCCACGCCATCCCACGTGAAACACACCACAGGCTATATTCAGTGGATCAATAATAAAAAGAGGATAACAATCTGCCACTTTAATGACGAGATAAAGCCCGGGTTTTGAAGTTATAAGTCCGTCGCCGGAGAGCTCTTTGGGAGGTACAGGAGAGTCTACCTTCCATATGTTTTTTGAATGAATCTGCTCCAATTCTACGTAAGGGACAAGGTTCAAAGTGCGATGAATATCTGCTATTCTTTTAGTGGAAAAGTAGATTGCAAAAGGCTTCTCTATGAGGAATTGTAAGTATAGCTCTTTGGATAAATTTTTTAGCTGCCAGATCCTCGTCATTTAATAAACCCCCGCTTCTAAAATCTTCTTTAAAATCCTATCCACTTGCTTCTCCTTAACATTATATTTTTCACAAATTTCTCTTACATTGACCTTGCCATCACCTAATATCAAGCGTCCTGCAATTTCAAGGGCAGCAGCCCAGGGGTGAGGCTTCACTATCCTTTTAAAAGCGCCGTCTTTCAATGTGAGAAAGAGGATGGTCAAACCATCCAAAACTTCAGATTCAAGACCCGATTTTAGCTGGAGGAGTAGTAGCACTTTTTCCTCATTTTCAGAGAGGAACGTACTTTCATAGGAATGAAAATCTTTTATAGCACCAAGTAAATCCTGTAACTCTTCATCCTGATACTTTCTTAATGCAATTTCTGAAAGCCACTTTGCCTGGTTTACTTTATTAAATTTCAAAAGTGCAAAAATGTACTTCACAAGCAAATCTACATCTTCAGAATTTTTGTCGTAAAGTTTCTTGAGAATCGATAAGCCTTTCTTTTTACCCAGCATAACCATCGACCACCCGTAATTCTTTAAATACTCAAAGCTTTCGGGAGATATGGAGAGAGCGCGAGAAAAGTTTTCTAAGCTTTCCTTGTAGTCTACGAGCTCCATATTGGAAAGTCCAAGGAAAAAGTGATATATAGACTTATTAGGGGCGTTTTTTAAAAGCCGAGAGAAAATCTTTCTCGCCTCTTCTGGCTTTCCAGTCTTTAAACTCAGATACCCTTTAAGAAAAAGAATTCGCTCTTTGTCTTTACCTCTAAAGGCCCTCCAATAAGTTTTAATATCTTTCAAAGCATCATCATATTGAAAGTCTTTAATGTGAGAGGCAATACGTTGTATTAACTTTGACTTAATATCTTCCATTTCAGGATTTTCTAACGAGATGAATACCCCTCAATTCACCGGACAGGTCGTATATTTCCTTTGTTAAAATAAAAAAATTCCACTCTTCACTTCTCTGCAAAGCTTCAAAGCACATTGGTGATGTTTCAATTATAATGCTACCACCAGGAACCAAAACTCGAAGGGATTCAGATAGGATTCTCTCCGTGAGTTCATGACCAAACTCGCCTCCAAAGAGAGCAGATGGGGGTTCGGAAAGAACCTCCGGAGAAAGATTCGAACGTTCTTTGTAGGGAATATAAGGAGGATTTGTCACTATTAGATCAAAACATGACTCTTTAAAAGCAGAAAGAACATCCGCCCTCAATAAAGGAACTTTTACACCATATTTAGTCAGGTTCCTCCTTGCTACCCTTAAAGCGTCCAGGGAAAGGTCCGACGCCACACCAAAGCCGTTTAAATGTTTTTCCAGCACAAGGGCTATCGCTCCACTTCCCGTACCCAAGTCAAGCCAACGGACTACTTTACCATTAAAGGTATTAAGCACATACTCTACAACCACCTCGGTGTCGTATCTTGGAATCAAAACCCTTTCATCCACATAAAGTTCGAATCCGAAGAAGAAGGCCTTTTTGAATATGTACTGGAGGGGGATACGATCTTTCACTCTTCTTTCTACAATGGTGTGAATTCTGCTAAGTTCCTTGCTAACTTCGGGATTTTCCAAAATCAAAAAATCAAATTTATTTTCGAAAACTTCTTCAATAATCCATTTTGCTTCAGCCTTTGCCTCCCGTGAGACCTGAGAGATAACTCCGATAAGATAACTATAAAGTTCCCTGAGCCTCAAGTTTCGCTTTTTCCTCAGCTTCAAGAAGCTTCTCAACAATGAGGTCGAGATCTCCGTTCAAAATGTCGTCTAACCTGTAAACGGTGAGGTCTATCCTGTGGTCAGTAACCCTATTTTGCGGAAAATTGTAAGTTCTTATCTTTTCGCTTCTGTCACCTGTACCTATGTAAGTTTTTCTCTTTATTCGCAATTCCTCTTCCATCTTTTTCTGTTCGAGGTCCTTTAATTTAGCCCTAAGGAGCCTTAATGCCTTTGCCTTATTTTTGTGCTGAGACCGTTCATCCTGGCATACAACCACAATGCCCGTAGGGATATGGGTAATTCGAACCGCAGAATCGGTCATATTTACATACTGACCACCAGGGCCTCCAGCACGAAAGGTATCAATTCGCAAATCCTCAGTGTTAATTTCTATCTCTGCCTCTTCTACCTCGGGCAAAACCACAACACTGGCAGTTGATGTATGAATCCTTCCACCAGTCTCGGTAATGGGGATTCTTTGCACCCTGTGAACCCCTGATTCGTATTTTAATAGTCTGTAAGCATAGGGCCCCTCAACAATAAAGGAAATCTCCTTATAGCCACCAAGGGGTGTGGGATGGGAGTCAATGATTGTAACTTTAAAACGCTTCTTCTCCGCGTACTTCAAATACATCTTAAAGAGGTCGGCTGCAAAGAGTGCTGCCTCATCTCCCCCTGTTCCAGCCCTAATTTCAACTATAGCAGTTTTAGGGTCATCGGGGTCCTCTGGTAAAAGAAGCCTTTTGATTTCTGTCTCCAATTCCTTTAGCCTCGCTGTAAGCTTCTCCTTTTCAGCCTCAAGATATTCCCTTAGGTTCTCATCCTTTTCTTCTCCCAGAATTTCCTCAATATCGGAAAGTTCTTTTTCTAACTTGTCCTTCTCTTCCAGCTTTTCAACAATGGGTTGAATCTTCTTGTACTCCTGCAATAAGGTCCTCCTCTCCTCATCAGAAAGGGAGGTAGCCAGTTTAAGCTCAATTTCTGCCATCCTGTTCTTTAATTCTTCAAGATTAACACTCATCTTATCACGACCCTTTTAATTAAATGTTTTGAGTTTTCAATTTTAACAAAATAAACTCCCATTCTAAGTTGTCCACTTTTCATCCGCTGTTCAAAATTAGCTTTACTTCCTTTGAAAATAAGCCTTCCTGTTACATCGTAAACCCAATAATTTCCCCTTTTTGACTCA
Encoded here:
- the prfA gene encoding peptide chain release factor 1, giving the protein MSVNLEELKNRMAEIELKLATSLSDEERRTLLQEYKKIQPIVEKLEEKDKLEKELSDIEEILGEEKDENLREYLEAEKEKLTARLKELETEIKRLLLPEDPDDPKTAIVEIRAGTGGDEAALFAADLFKMYLKYAEKKRFKVTIIDSHPTPLGGYKEISFIVEGPYAYRLLKYESGVHRVQRIPITETGGRIHTSTASVVVLPEVEEAEIEINTEDLRIDTFRAGGPGGQYVNMTDSAVRITHIPTGIVVVCQDERSQHKNKAKALRLLRAKLKDLEQKKMEEELRIKRKTYIGTGDRSEKIRTYNFPQNRVTDHRIDLTVYRLDDILNGDLDLIVEKLLEAEEKAKLEAQGTL
- a CDS encoding NUDIX domain-containing protein, whose amino-acid sequence is MISFEREVKFCPYCGHPIEKKEENGRLRYYCSNCNLFLYKNPVPVVVIVVSNDVGEVLLIKRKEEPQKGKWALPSGFIEIGEEPEEAALRELYEETGLKVEKLTLINVYEQKSKRYESVLVIAYLGFSSEEPKPGDDAEEAKFFPIGELPEIPFESHLKALKDSLNFI
- a CDS encoding tetratricopeptide repeat protein, yielding MEDIKSKLIQRIASHIKDFQYDDALKDIKTYWRAFRGKDKERILFLKGYLSLKTGKPEEARKIFSRLLKNAPNKSIYHFFLGLSNMELVDYKESLENFSRALSISPESFEYLKNYGWSMVMLGKKKGLSILKKLYDKNSEDVDLLVKYIFALLKFNKVNQAKWLSEIALRKYQDEELQDLLGAIKDFHSYESTFLSENEEKVLLLLQLKSGLESEVLDGLTILFLTLKDGAFKRIVKPHPWAAALEIAGRLILGDGKVNVREICEKYNVKEKQVDRILKKILEAGVY
- a CDS encoding OmpA family protein, with translation MKKSIVYILLTILVVQGGYAQYGFTVNNNLFFTEDPNLIPFGTLSVEPLKTVFSYGNSDTASYTTYSLYNTLRFNVLDYIELGVSIPFLIDRMAKGSQVYFSRGRGDILVNIKYNYPVSENFAFAISSYLSIPFGRTRTVEIDSARPDTMFQGGILRDFTTTSYDYGVKFIGGAKVRDFSFNLNYGYYSSYRHLLTKNPPEFHLLGASVTYNFANFTPFAELLLGFYSKGNFGKAPSYLSLGTKFDINPFLDAKFSLGFPLVKREPISPVTPDDSSYPGLISSFPNYREGVVLSFGVGVKNIVYNKRSTAKLTVIVKDRSTQEFVENCRIKVGTRDYFSPSGVLYIPSVKSGVQNLKVFADGYVDVDKFIEIEGNTNTKIEVLLVKKSIPVVLRVKNSKMEILKSAVALISVEEGVNTVMADSNGAIRYVMDRSKPLSIYVSAPGYLGENFYIDPSLERDSVVIDVVLKEEKDEVAVLPIIYFDVGSYRIKKEFFPFLDIVGRYLVNHPDYKLEIIGHASAEGPERFNQVLSLRRAEACKKHLVMRYKIEPGRILVKGFGKDVPAVPNTTEYQRSINRRAEFRLIPPEK
- the pgeF gene encoding peptidoglycan editing factor PgeF — protein: MTRIWQLKNLSKELYLQFLIEKPFAIYFSTKRIADIHRTLNLVPYVELEQIHSKNIWKVDSPVPPKELSGDGLITSKPGLYLVIKVADCYPLFIIDPLNIACGVFHVGWRGLKEGIVEEAVSKFTEYFHSQPENLIAVFGPGIKAENYEVGEEFKGYFPGSVIEKNSKYYFDIFQVAANKLKRQGVKEIYGPPADTFSNPDLFHSKRRDVELKGLNRAIIGIEKDLSLQTLIEDSAYNL
- a CDS encoding HemK/PrmC family methyltransferase, producing MRLRELYSYLIGVISQVSREAKAEAKWIIEEVFENKFDFLILENPEVSKELSRIHTIVERRVKDRIPLQYIFKKAFFFGFELYVDERVLIPRYDTEVVVEYVLNTFNGKVVRWLDLGTGSGAIALVLEKHLNGFGVASDLSLDALRVARRNLTKYGVKVPLLRADVLSAFKESCFDLIVTNPPYIPYKERSNLSPEVLSEPPSALFGGEFGHELTERILSESLRVLVPGGSIIIETSPMCFEALQRSEEWNFFILTKEIYDLSGELRGIHLVRKS